The Pongo pygmaeus isolate AG05252 chromosome 7, NHGRI_mPonPyg2-v2.0_pri, whole genome shotgun sequence DNA segment ttcctcttcttccctggGCTGCTGGGTCAGGAGCTGTGTGCCTGAGGCCAGATGCCAGGGTGGTGCCGGGttggcagcagcagtggcaggagACACCTGAGCGCTCCCTTTTGACTTGGGGAGTTTGAGATGTCCTCACTGACCCTGAGCCTGGGGGGCAGTGCCTAGGCAGGCGTGGGAGCCCAGGGCCATGGCTGGACCCTCTTACCTGGCACTACCCCCCAACCCTGTCCTGTCCCCAGCCTGCCTCTAGCAAGGAAAGGTCTTCTGCAGCAACTCCTTCAACTCCAAGGCAGACACCAAAGCCCTCCCTGCCTGTGGTCTTGTAGTTCTAGTGTGGGATCTGACTCCCCACAGCCCACCCCAAGCTGGGGAACTCCTCACTGCCCTTCGGGCTTCAGCACAGGGCTGTCTCCCACCCCGGCAGGGCCTGTGCTTTCACTGGGATGCAAATCCTTCTGCTCCCTCGAGCTCAGATTCCCAactccagcccagccccagcccggGAGGCCCAGCCCGTGGCTGGgtgaacaaacacacaaacaacacaGGACAAGCTGTGGGGAAAAGTGAGTGATTCGTGTTATTTCCAGGCAGCCCCACTCCGAGTCTCAGGGGGACGGCCCTGCACGCAGACTGTTCACCAGGGCCTGCAGCCTCTCGGACAGCACCACCTGCAGGGAGGAGAAGAGGGGAGCAGTGGGCAGGGTGAGGGCGGGGGCACACAGGGCAGAATGGCAGGGCGGGCCTCCCCCCAACCTGGTACTGTGCAGGGCTCCGCAGCCGCCTGTGCTCAGGGCTGAGTTGGCTCAGGGACAGCTGGGCCAAGGCTCTAGACTCTGCCAGGGATGGGAGCGGCTCACACAGCTGCAGAGAAGAGGTAAGGAAAGAGAAGCTTGGGGCTGGCTCCCAGTCAGGGCTCTACTGGGGCTGGGGGGCAGGATGAGGGCGGTGGGGCAGCCACCTGTCCCTGCTGGAGGCAGAGCCGCAGTAGTGGCTCCACCTGGGCTGGCCTCACGGTACAGGGCTCCTGGGCCCCTGGAGGCCACAccctcagctcctgcccagcctgTGGCTCCGGCTCTTCTGCTAACTGCAGCACGTCCATGAGTAGAGACCCTGTGTGGGTGAGGCAAGAATAAGGGGGGGCCCTGGTGTTTTGAAGGTGGACAGCAGGGGGGATGGGAGGGCCTCACCGTCAGAGCCCAGGAGCCGGAAAGCAGCCTTGCTCCCAGGCAACGTCTGCTTCTCAGGGTCCTCGGTCAGCTTCATTCGCGGCTGGCCCCCGACGGCCACCAGCTGCAGGGAGAGGGCGTTGAGCTCGCTGGTCCTTATCCCCCACCCAGCACCATCCCTCAGACCTGCCCCAACCTGGGCCCCCAACACTGTCCCTACCTTATAGACGCCGCCCAGGGAAGGCTGTTGGGGGCAGGTGACCACACTGGTGCCAATGCCAATGACATTCACCTCACTGccctgggtggggaagggggtggCCGTGAGCCCAGCTGCCCTaggtggggaaggaggtggcagtgccctgggtggggaaggaggtggcactgccctgggtggggaaggaggtggcagtGCCCTGGGTGGGGGAAAGAGGTGGCACTGccctgggtggggaaggaggtggcactgccctgggtgggggaaggaggtggcACTGCCCTAGGTAGggaaggaggtggcagtgagcccagctgtcctgggtggggaaggaggtggcagtgccctgggtggggaaggaggtggcattgccctgggtgggggaaggaggtggcactgccctgggtggggaagggggtggTCGTGAGCCCAGCTGccctgggtggggaaggaggtggcagtgccctgggtggggaaggaggtggcagtgccctgggtgggggaaggaggtggcACTGCCCTGGGTGGGGAAGAAGTTGGCACTTCCCTGGGTAGGGAAGGAGGTGGCAGTGTCCTAGGTAGggaaggaggtggcagtgagtccAGCTGCCCTgggtggaggaggtggcattgccctgggtggggaaggaagtggcacttccctgggtggggaaggaggtggtCATGAGCCCAGCTGccctgggtggggaaggaggtggcagtgccctgggtgggggaaggaggtggcactgccctgggtggggaaggaggtggcactgccctgggtgggggaaggaggtggcACTTCCCTGGGTGAGGAAGGGGGTGGTCGTGAGCCCAGCTGCCCTGGGTGGGGAAGAAGGTGGCAGTGccctgggtggggaaggaggtggcactgccctgggtggggaaggaggtggcactgccctgggtggggaagggggtggcagtgccctgggtgggggaaggaggtggcactgccctgggtggggaaggaggtggcagtgccctgggtgggggaaggaggtggcagtgccctgggtggggaaggaggtggcacTGCCCTAGGTAGggaaggaggtggcagtgagcccagctgtcctgggtggggaaggagatggcagtgccctgggtggggaaggaggtggcactgccctgggtgggggaaggaggtggcactgccctgggtggggaagggggtggTCGTGAGCCCAGCTGccctgggtggggaaggaggtggcagtgccctgggtgggggaaggaggtggcactgccctgggtggggaaggaggtggcacTGCCCTAGGTAGggaaggaggtggcagtgagcccagctgtcctgggtggggaaggagatggcagtgccctgggtggggaaggaggtggcactgccctgggtgggggaaggaggtggcactgccctgggtggggaagggggtggTCGTGAGCCCAGCTGccctgggtggggaaggaggtggcactgccctgggtgggggaaggaggtggcACTGCCCTGGGTGGGGAAGAAGTTGGCACTTccctgggtggggaaggaggtggcagtGTCCTAGGTAGggaaggaggtggcagtgagtccAGCTGCCCTGGGTGGAGGAGGTGGCAGTGccctgggtgggggaaggaggtggcactgccctgggtggggaaggaggtggcactgccctgggtgggggaaggaggtggcACTTCCCTGGGTGAGGAAGGGGGTGGTCGTGAGCCCAGCTGccctgggtggggaaggaggtggcagtgccctgggtggggaaggaggtggcactgccctgggtggggaaggaggtggcagtgccctgggtgggggaaggaggtggcactgctctgggtggggaaggaggtggcactgccctgggtgggggaaggaggtggcACTTCTCTGGGTGAGGAAGGGGGTGGTCCTGAGCCCAGCTGccctgggtggggaaggaggtggcaatgccctgggtggggaaggaggtggcagtgccctgggtgggggaaggaggtggcactgccctgggtggggaaggaggtggcagtgccctgggtggggaaggaggtggcactgccctgggtggggaaggaggtggcagtgccctgggtgggggaaggaggtggcACTGTCCTGGGTGGGGAAGAAGTTGGCACTGCCCTGGGTGGAGAAGGAGGTGGCAGTGccctgggtgggggaaggaggtggcagTGCCCTGGGTGAAGGAGGTGGCAGTGccctgggtggggaaggaggtggtCGTGAGCCCAGCTGccctgggtggggaaggaggtggcagtGCCCTAGGTAGggaaggaggtggcagtgagcccagCTGCCCTGGGTGGAGAAGGAGGTGGCAGTGCCCTGGGTGGGGAAGGAAGTGGCACTGccctgggtgggggaaggaggtggcacttccctgggtggggaaggaggtggtCGTGAGCCCAGCTGccctgggtggggaaggaggtggcagtgccctgggtgggggaaggaggtggcactgccctgggtgggggaaggaggtggcACTTCCCTGGGTGAGGAAGGGGGTGGTCGTGAGCCCAGCTGccctgggtggggaaggaggtggcagtgccctgggtggggaaggaggtggcagtgccctgggtggggaaggaggtggcagtgccctgggtgggggaaggaggtggcagTGCCCTGGGTGAAGGAGGTGGCAGTGCCCTGGGTGAAGGAGGTGGCACTGccctgggtggggaaggaggcgGTCGTGAGCCCAGCTGccctgggtggggaaggaggtggcagtgccctgggtggggaaggaggtggcactgccctgggtgggggaaggaggtggcagTGGGCCCAGCCAGAACCTGCAGGGACCCCCGGAGCCCCCCAGCCACCCTCCGCCTACCCCCTCATCCACCCCACCTCCTGGGCCAGTCGGGCCAGCGCCTCCTCGTCAATGTTGTTGCTGACTGCGATGGAGACTGACTCCAGCCAGGGCACCTGGAACCTGTCGCGTGGGTGAAGAAAGGGTGGGGGCCGCCCCTCAGATCTTCCTGATTCACCCTCTTgtccccctgcccccaaccccccgCCTCAGTCAAGGACACCTGTGCTCACCTTCTGCTTGGGAGCTCCTAGGGAACCCCACCGCTTACCTCCCTGCCACGGCCTGCAATATCACCACTGAAACTACAGCAGAGCACGTCACTGTCCTTCCCTGCCCCATTCCCAAATCTCCCACCAGGCACACCTCCTCCCCAAGAAACTCACTGCGCTGCAGCAGCTCGGAAGACCTTGCGGATCTCCTGAGCCTGCTGTAGCAGGTCGCCACTGTCCAGCCTCACGCCCACTGCCCGGTAGCCCAGCTCTCCCAAGGCCAGGGCGACTGCTAGGAAGTTGGGCAGACCACTCCTGCAGGAATGGATAAGGGGGTCACGGGCTGCTGAGGTTCTGCTGAGCCCACCCCTAAAGTGCCGGGGCTCACCTCCACACGCTGTAGGAGTCCAGGAGGCCCTGGAAGGCCCGGGGAAAAGCCAAGGCATAGGCCACAAAGGCTGCCCGCTCGCCTGGGTGCGGCTcctgcacccccagccccaggtGGGCACACACGGGCTCCAGCCACACCTGGGCTTTGGCTGCCAGGTCCACCCCAGGGCCCTCACCAGCTGCTGGCGCCAACATCTGTGGAACAGAGTCGGTGACGAATGGGGGCCAGGAATGCAGTATGAGGCCTGGGAGCAGCCAGGGACACCCTAGTTTGAGGGCAAAGGTAATGCAGCCCGTGCCAGCTTCCTGGGATAGCACTGGGGTGACCTGACTGGGTGGCACACCGCTCGCCAGAGAAAGGGCTGGCTTGGGGCCTGTCGCCTGGAGACAGCAGGGTTGAGAGGAGGGACTGACCGGGTCAGGGGGCACCTCGCTGCCTGAAAAGGAAGTGACGAAGGAGTGGGCCAGGGTCCCGGCCACCGGCACACCTCGCAGCTGGCCCGCTAGCACGTTGCTGCTGCTGTCGAAGCCTGGAGAGGAAGGCGGTGGGATTGGGGGACTTCGGGCCAAGACGGGGCTCCTCCTTCCCGGCCCTTGCCTTGCCCCGCACCAGACACTCACCGCCCAGGTAGCTGTAGGTGGAGGCTGTCAGGCCCCCATCGGGGCCCTGAGCCCGCCTCAGGCCCATCTCTAGCAGCCGCTTCTCTGGCCCTGCGATCAAGCGAAGCCGCGCTGCGTTGGTGGCCACCAGGCTGTGGGGAGCCAAGAGTCAGGGGGGCCCAGGGTGAGGGTCGCCAGGCCACCCAAGACGGCGGTTACCTGGGGCCTGGAACTTCTAACCTGGGAGCTCCACTCTCACCCAGCCCCTCCTTACACCCTGCACAGTGGGGGCGGGAGGCCAGTCCTGGGACCCCCGGGCAGCCAGCCCCGCCGCCACAGTCCAGCACCGAACCCCAGCGCTGCGGGCCCATCCCATGCCCACGCTCCCTGCCAGTGGCCCGCAGCCCACCTGGCGTAGCTGACCAGGCAGAGCAGCGGTGTCTCCAGCAGCTGCACCACCAGGAGCGGCCCGGACACCTGCAGGAGCGGCACCTGCGGGGAGCGAAGTCAGCTCCGCGCTCGGCCCAGCACCCCGTGGCCGCCGCGCCGCCCGCTTACCCCTACTCACGCCCGGGAAGGCGAGGGAGCCCTCGGGCAGGGCTCGCACCGTCACCTCGGAGCAGTCGAGGGCCCGAAGGTGCTCGAAGAACGCAGGGTCCGTGTCTGGGGGCAGCACCGAGGCCAGGAACTGCACGTCTGGAAACGAGGTAACTGCGCTGAGACCAGCGCGGGGACAGGCCGGTCGTGGGACATGGGTGGGTTCCATTGGGGGGCAGGGACTTCCACCGGCCACAGGTGGGGGCTTCTGTCGGGCGTGGGGGGATCGTGGGGTGGGGGTTTCCGTCGGGCATGGGCGGCTCCCGGGGTGGGGGCTTCCGTCGGGCGTGGGGGGCTCGTCGCGCGGGCGGGGGACTACCGGCGTCCCGCAGGCGGAAGGCGCGCAGGAAGCGCACACAGTCGCGCAAGCCGGCGGCCAAGGCGAAGGCGCCATCGAACGGGCAGCGGCGGAAGAAGAGCTCGAACTCGGCGGCGTCCCGCGCCCGGCCCGCGCGCCAATAGCCCAGCGCCATGGTGGCCTGGTAGAGGTCAGTGAGGAGCGGCCGCGCCGCCGCGCGCCCCTCGGGGTCCTGCTCCGCCGCCATCCCGCTCCCGACGTCCGGACTccggcccgccccgccccgccccgccccggccccgtGACGCGCCCCGGCCTATGGCGCACTCCGTGTGGGGCTTATCGTGCGGTTTGGGAGCGGCACGGGACGCGATGGAGGACGGGAGAGGTCTAACAGTATCGGCGCGCTGAGAGGGGCTGAAACAGCTGGACCCGAGATGGGGTGGGAGATGTCACCTAACTCCTCTCGGACCCCCAACCCTACTCCAGGCCCAACGGCCTCTTTGGAGCGCAGCCCGGTCCTGGTCACCAGAGGTGCCCCCAGTCGCTCGTGTCTCTGCCCCTTGGCCGGGCCATTAGGTGCAGCTCAGGACTTGCCAAGAGGCGGAAAGGGTGGAGGACAGACCAGCCAGACTCCACCCCCACCGACCCAGAAGACAACCGCTGGCCAGCAGCCAGCTTCTGCCCTGGGCCTGGGGAGGGCGGCCAGAGGCTGCCTTAGTTGGAGCTTGAGCAGCCAGGCTAGGACGAGGGAGCCCAGATGGACGCAAATGTCGTTTGGAAAGAGCTTGGCACCCAGGAAAGGGCGGCGTGGGGCGGGGGGGCGCATGCACACTGTCAGCTGGCACCAAAAGACCTTCTGTGGCTATGAAGGCCCAGTGTCCCTCAGTGCTGGCTTTTATGGGGTCCTGCACTCCGAGCCCCACAGAACACTTTCTAAAGCTCTGAGGGCAAAGTCAGGGGCCACTACCCAGGAAGAATCCATTCCCCTTGTGGCTTGGGGCCCCGAGGACACAGTCTGACCAGAAGTAATCAAGTAATTACACCCTATCCTCTTTCACCCCAATGCAGACACGCGTGGTCCAGGGGAGGGAGCGTGGCCACATATGCTGACCACATACGGCtgtcaggatgctgaggcacagCTCCACAGAGCCCAGGCAGCCACGCCCTGGCCACCCCAGAACATCATGGGAGGGGCACAATCCCTGGAGCAAGGGGACAGGGATTCCAGAAATGAATGAGGTGAGGGGAGGGCCGGGACACTGACAAAGGGCATGGCAGCAGGGCCAGGTGCCACTGGGACCTCTTTCCTGGACAGTTCCAGGCTTGCACGCTTGCTCCCATGGGGACAGTGCCAACAGGAGGCAGAGTGGTGGGGTGGTGGCCTCTCCAGATAGTGAGCTAacagtttctgtttctggctttttAAACCCCCTGAACTGGACTTGCTTTTCCAAtggaaaggagaagagggagggcCGGAGCTTTGGGAGGGAGTGGCCAGGAGATGGAGAGACAGGCGGAGGTCTGCTGGGGCCAAGGTGACATGGCCACAGAGGGTGGCAGCAGCCAAGATGACTGTGTGGGAGCAGCAGGGCAGAGATGGGGctgagacagggagggagacaggc contains these protein-coding regions:
- the NAPRT gene encoding nicotinate phosphoribosyltransferase, yielding MAAEQDPEGRAAARPLLTDLYQATMALGYWRAGRARDAAEFELFFRRCPFDGAFALAAGLRDCVRFLRAFRLRDADVQFLASVLPPDTDPAFFEHLRALDCSEVTVRALPEGSLAFPGVPLLQVSGPLLVVQLLETPLLCLVSYASLVATNAARLRLIAGPEKRLLEMGLRRAQGPDGGLTASTYSYLGGFDSSSNVLAGQLRGVPVAGTLAHSFVTSFSGSEVPPDPMLAPAAGEGPGVDLAAKAQVWLEPVCAHLGLGVQEPHPGERAAFVAYALAFPRAFQGLLDSYSVWRSGLPNFLAVALALGELGYRAVGVRLDSGDLLQQAQEIRKVFRAAAAQFQVPWLESVSIAVSNNIDEEALARLAQEGSEVNVIGIGTSVVTCPQQPSLGGVYKLVAVGGQPRMKLTEDPEKQTLPGSKAAFRLLGSDGSLLMDVLQLAEEPEPQAGQELRVWPPGAQEPCTVRPAQVEPLLRLCLQQGQLCEPLPSLAESRALAQLSLSQLSPEHRRLRSPAQYQVVLSERLQALVNSLRAGPSP